Proteins encoded within one genomic window of uncultured Draconibacterium sp.:
- a CDS encoding CusA/CzcA family heavy metal efflux RND transporter, with protein sequence MLQNIISFSVRQKYVALSLVVLMAIAGYFSLINLPINSQPDVTPVQVLVITKAGRYSPFDVEKLVSYPIETAMNGLPDVAEVRSISQFGLSAVTVEFDEGTDIYFARQIVSQRLQSIVDVLPPGVSSPSLGPISTALGEIYQYVVNGENYSLSELREIQDWLIAPQLKVVRGVTEINSFGGFVKQYNVIIQPGLLRTYGIGISEVMDAIAQNNSVSGGNYIQHNGEQYIIRGVGQITSMDDVRNIIVKNIDNKPIFIKDIASVVEGKQIRQGGVTKDGKGEVITGIVMMLRGGNGREVIAEIEDKIEEINKSLPDGVSVEKFYDQSDLIKRTTSTISTNLLEGGFLVIVVLLLLLGEISGALIVAMVIPFSMLFAFIGMREFGLAANLMSLGAIDFGMVVDGSVVMVENIVHDLQKNKKESKDEIIRKAANHVVRPIFFGVLIILMVYVPIMTFKGMEGILFRPMAITVAAAVLGSLLLALIFVPAMSAVVFRKKVKVRRNYLIEWMRPRYQKGLEKNMNKIWFVGSSALAIFVVSIFLMTRLGTEFLPELDEGSILIEQVRMPSVTLEESMENADWLAGKIMENIPEVKTVVPKTGRSDLANDWMGVHQTDVWVVLKPIEEWPKGVTKESIISRIEPYLQTEPGLSYNFTQPIAMRVDELTSGVKSDLAVKIYGEDLDVLDQIGENISALLSSLPGTDNYYVEQSAGQPYLTVNIDREAVASFGLNVDDVQKVVEAGIGGQEAGQLYEGQRHFGIVVRYPENIRDQLPKIAEAPVHLPGGGYIPLKRVANIELQEGPREIQRENGWRRLIVGINIKDIDLGTYVSQLQEQIDKSASIPSGYFIDYGGTFENQRRAMNHLMLVVPLSIFIIIGLMYLNFGKMRYAILILLNLPFALSGGVFLLWLRGMYLSVTASIGFVALFGVAVLNGIVLVDHINMLRKEKKGDLKKLVIEGSVDRLRPVLMTALVASLGFIPMAFNTGPGSEVQRPLATVVIGGLVTSTFLTLMVLPIAYYWIERKKVPVNET encoded by the coding sequence ATGCTTCAAAATATAATTTCATTTAGTGTACGTCAAAAATATGTGGCCTTATCATTAGTGGTATTAATGGCCATTGCAGGTTATTTTTCGTTAATAAACCTGCCCATTAACTCGCAGCCTGATGTTACGCCGGTTCAGGTTTTGGTTATTACAAAAGCCGGCAGGTATTCACCTTTCGATGTAGAAAAGCTGGTAAGTTATCCCATTGAAACTGCCATGAACGGTTTACCCGATGTGGCTGAAGTTCGTTCGATTTCGCAATTCGGACTTTCGGCAGTTACCGTTGAGTTTGATGAGGGTACAGATATTTATTTTGCCCGGCAGATTGTGAGTCAGCGGCTGCAATCCATTGTTGATGTGTTGCCGCCGGGAGTTTCCAGCCCTTCGCTGGGGCCAATTTCAACTGCCCTTGGCGAGATTTATCAGTATGTGGTAAATGGCGAAAATTATTCGCTATCGGAACTACGCGAAATTCAGGATTGGCTGATTGCTCCACAGCTAAAAGTTGTGAGGGGAGTTACTGAAATCAATTCTTTTGGTGGCTTTGTAAAACAATACAACGTTATCATTCAGCCAGGGTTGTTGCGCACCTATGGTATTGGCATTTCTGAAGTGATGGATGCCATTGCGCAAAACAACAGTGTTTCGGGTGGAAATTATATTCAGCACAACGGCGAGCAATACATTATTCGCGGTGTTGGACAGATTACCAGTATGGATGATGTGCGGAATATCATTGTAAAAAACATTGATAATAAGCCCATTTTTATAAAAGACATTGCCAGCGTTGTTGAAGGAAAGCAGATCAGGCAGGGCGGTGTAACCAAAGACGGGAAAGGCGAGGTAATTACCGGAATTGTTATGATGTTGCGTGGCGGAAACGGCCGTGAGGTTATTGCTGAAATTGAGGATAAAATAGAAGAAATTAACAAAAGCCTGCCGGACGGGGTTAGTGTTGAAAAATTTTACGACCAGTCGGACCTGATTAAACGAACCACATCAACAATTTCTACCAACTTGTTGGAAGGTGGTTTTCTGGTAATTGTTGTTTTGCTTTTGCTTTTGGGTGAAATTTCCGGGGCACTGATTGTTGCCATGGTAATTCCGTTCTCCATGTTGTTTGCTTTTATAGGAATGCGCGAATTCGGATTGGCAGCCAACCTGATGAGTTTGGGAGCTATCGACTTCGGAATGGTAGTAGACGGTTCCGTGGTAATGGTAGAAAATATTGTTCACGATTTGCAAAAGAACAAGAAGGAATCGAAAGATGAGATAATTCGAAAAGCAGCAAATCACGTGGTTCGCCCCATATTTTTTGGAGTACTCATTATTCTGATGGTGTATGTTCCGATAATGACATTTAAAGGAATGGAAGGAATTCTGTTTCGTCCGATGGCAATTACTGTTGCTGCAGCTGTGCTGGGCTCCTTACTATTGGCTCTAATTTTTGTTCCGGCCATGTCGGCCGTTGTATTCAGAAAAAAGGTAAAAGTGCGTAGGAATTACCTGATCGAGTGGATGCGGCCTCGTTACCAAAAAGGACTGGAAAAGAACATGAACAAAATTTGGTTCGTGGGATCTTCTGCATTGGCCATCTTCGTCGTGTCGATATTTTTAATGACTCGTTTGGGAACAGAATTCTTACCGGAGCTTGATGAAGGTTCCATCCTGATTGAGCAGGTACGGATGCCGTCTGTAACATTGGAAGAATCGATGGAAAATGCCGATTGGCTGGCGGGAAAGATCATGGAAAATATTCCTGAAGTAAAAACGGTTGTTCCAAAAACGGGTCGGTCGGATTTGGCCAATGACTGGATGGGAGTACACCAAACCGACGTATGGGTGGTGCTTAAGCCAATAGAAGAATGGCCAAAAGGTGTTACGAAAGAAAGTATCATTAGCCGGATTGAGCCTTATTTACAAACAGAACCCGGCCTTTCATATAACTTCACCCAGCCAATTGCCATGCGGGTTGATGAGTTAACAAGTGGTGTAAAATCCGATTTGGCGGTGAAAATCTATGGCGAAGATTTGGATGTGCTCGACCAGATTGGCGAGAATATTTCTGCCTTACTTTCCAGCTTGCCGGGTACCGATAACTATTATGTGGAACAGTCGGCAGGGCAGCCTTACTTAACGGTAAATATCGATCGGGAAGCGGTGGCTTCGTTCGGATTAAATGTAGATGATGTGCAAAAGGTAGTTGAAGCCGGTATTGGCGGACAGGAAGCCGGGCAATTGTACGAAGGACAACGGCATTTCGGAATCGTAGTGCGCTATCCTGAAAATATACGCGACCAATTGCCAAAAATAGCAGAGGCGCCGGTGCATCTGCCGGGTGGTGGCTATATTCCGCTAAAGCGGGTGGCAAATATTGAATTACAGGAAGGCCCGCGCGAGATTCAGCGCGAAAATGGTTGGCGAAGATTAATTGTTGGTATCAATATTAAAGACATTGACCTGGGAACCTACGTTTCGCAACTGCAGGAGCAGATCGATAAAAGTGCCAGTATTCCGTCAGGATATTTTATCGACTATGGTGGAACTTTCGAAAACCAGCGACGTGCAATGAATCATCTAATGCTGGTGGTGCCGCTTTCTATCTTTATCATTATTGGTTTAATGTACCTGAACTTTGGAAAAATGCGTTACGCTATTCTGATTTTACTGAACCTGCCATTTGCCTTGTCGGGAGGAGTGTTCCTGTTGTGGCTCAGAGGAATGTATTTGTCGGTAACTGCAAGTATTGGATTTGTGGCTTTGTTCGGAGTTGCGGTACTCAATGGTATTGTGCTGGTCGATCATATAAATATGTTGCGGAAAGAGAAAAAAGGCGATCTCAAAAAGCTGGTCATCGAAGGATCGGTTGATCGTTTACGCCCGGTTTTGATGACGGCCCTGGTAGCAAGTTTGGGTTTTATTCCAATGGCTTTTAATACGGGACCCGGTTCGGAGGTACAACGTCCGCTGGCAACAGTGGTCATCGGAGGTCTGGTAACATCAACATTTTTAACATTAATGGTTTTACCCATTGCCTATTATTGGATCGAACGGAAAAAGGTTCCGGTTAATGAAACGTAA
- a CDS encoding efflux RND transporter periplasmic adaptor subunit produces the protein MKTKFIHLGIVFILFSFAGCNTENETKEETTVVQADVPPSLKDDTEKMLLIKLTDKESNELSIKTEVIKSEFVDHQVLAPGVVFPSPGHSSIISTPINGQVTAIKAYEGSWVNKGQELFRIQSLEYGNLISEYLQAHSQESFQKSRLARLEQLVEERISSTSELEQATAEYQRASASLKSAYAKMRAVGVPDSEIEQFSESGNFEPTLKIVAPINGVIEKNFVELGQSVNALENLSRVLDTRQVLVRGYVSPGDAVLVKPGNTVDISKREQEDMVIKGEIASVNPGLDENSRSVLVNIIIPSENGWPKPGENLRLAITSESQKETVAIQLQALTYNGDQAIVFVKKDANTYERRPIEIEQIKGDFVFVASGLAAGEEIAVTKVFSLKALSRFDIISEE, from the coding sequence ATGAAGACCAAATTTATTCACCTCGGAATTGTATTTATCCTTTTCTCATTTGCAGGGTGTAACACGGAAAATGAAACAAAAGAAGAAACTACAGTGGTTCAGGCCGATGTCCCGCCATCGTTAAAAGATGATACGGAAAAAATGCTTTTGATAAAGCTGACAGATAAAGAGAGCAATGAACTTTCGATAAAAACGGAAGTGATAAAAAGCGAATTTGTAGATCACCAGGTACTTGCACCCGGAGTTGTTTTCCCGTCTCCGGGACATTCGAGTATTATAAGTACACCCATAAACGGCCAGGTAACTGCCATTAAGGCTTACGAAGGCAGTTGGGTGAATAAAGGGCAGGAATTGTTTCGCATTCAAAGCCTGGAATACGGGAATCTGATTTCGGAATATTTGCAGGCCCATTCGCAGGAATCGTTTCAGAAAAGCCGCCTGGCCCGTTTAGAGCAATTGGTTGAAGAAAGGATTAGTTCTACCAGCGAACTGGAGCAGGCAACAGCCGAATACCAGCGAGCTTCGGCCTCGTTAAAATCGGCATATGCCAAAATGAGGGCAGTTGGTGTTCCTGACTCGGAGATTGAACAATTTTCGGAGTCAGGGAATTTTGAACCGACATTAAAAATAGTAGCGCCAATAAACGGAGTAATAGAAAAGAATTTCGTGGAACTGGGACAATCGGTAAATGCCCTGGAAAACCTTTCGAGAGTGCTTGATACCCGCCAGGTATTGGTGCGTGGTTATGTTTCGCCGGGCGATGCAGTGTTGGTGAAACCCGGCAATACCGTTGATATTTCGAAACGAGAGCAGGAGGACATGGTCATAAAAGGAGAAATAGCATCGGTTAATCCCGGGCTGGATGAAAACAGCCGCTCGGTGTTGGTAAATATCATTATCCCATCGGAAAACGGCTGGCCAAAACCGGGCGAAAATCTGAGGTTGGCAATAACTTCCGAGTCGCAAAAAGAAACAGTGGCTATTCAGTTGCAGGCACTTACCTACAATGGCGATCAGGCAATTGTTTTTGTGAAAAAAGATGCAAATACATATGAACGCCGTCCGATTGAAATTGAGCAAATAAAAGGCGACTTTGTTTTTGTTGCCTCAGGGCTTGCTGCCGGCGAAGAAATTGCTGTTACAAAAGTTTTTAGCTTAAAAGCACTGTCTCGTTTCGATATCATTTCTGAAGAATAA
- a CDS encoding TolC family protein, producing MMRLTKFSFVFLLFLAGSVYGQDELLTIQQAVEQAINNNAALNQMRARLFQKENEWRTNTGISAPEISYFKEGISDDPTAPFAEKRVAITQEVDFPLTSVYRVKALKQEVEAQQNIIVAKEKEINSQVKSKYIEVVYALYLQRSRENQLNLAQELYNAVYTKFETGLGNGIDLANAEIQLDEARNDLDQSEWILHQARYGLFNVIGLPIEEQKYSIQFADTLYATDIDISQIQALAVQEEQPAYRASMNLLNASDYFLKEAKSNILPDVRFSLYKQDYGTGYDFNGFEIGLSIPIWYPFDQKGKIQIATARKDELLWSQKEIQLNMKKEIEYAWHNYSVSRSIVNRYHDSMQERSSKLQSMSLRAYQLGEINLLELLNAQQIYLKSEQRYLTALRDYYMQLAALEQYLNQELIY from the coding sequence ATGATGAGATTAACAAAATTCAGTTTCGTTTTCCTGTTATTTCTGGCTGGCAGCGTTTACGGACAAGACGAACTGTTAACAATTCAACAAGCCGTAGAACAAGCGATCAATAACAACGCCGCGCTCAATCAAATGCGGGCGCGTTTGTTTCAGAAAGAAAACGAGTGGAGAACCAACACCGGCATTTCTGCTCCCGAAATCAGTTATTTTAAAGAAGGAATTAGTGACGATCCGACTGCTCCGTTTGCCGAAAAACGTGTGGCCATAACGCAGGAAGTTGATTTCCCGTTAACGTCGGTTTATCGAGTAAAAGCGTTGAAGCAAGAAGTTGAAGCGCAACAAAATATTATTGTTGCTAAGGAGAAAGAAATTAACTCGCAGGTAAAAAGTAAATACATTGAAGTGGTGTATGCGCTTTATTTGCAGCGTTCGAGGGAGAACCAGTTAAATCTTGCGCAAGAGCTGTATAATGCTGTTTACACCAAATTTGAAACGGGATTAGGAAATGGTATCGATCTGGCAAATGCCGAAATTCAACTGGATGAAGCCCGAAACGATCTGGATCAGAGTGAGTGGATTTTGCACCAGGCACGATACGGACTTTTTAACGTTATAGGATTGCCCATTGAAGAGCAGAAGTACAGTATTCAGTTTGCCGATACATTGTATGCCACCGATATAGATATTTCGCAAATTCAGGCGTTGGCCGTTCAGGAGGAACAACCGGCTTACCGGGCTTCGATGAATTTGCTGAATGCTTCCGATTATTTTCTGAAAGAAGCCAAAAGCAACATTCTTCCCGATGTTCGATTTAGTTTATACAAACAAGATTATGGAACCGGCTACGATTTTAACGGTTTCGAGATTGGGCTGAGTATTCCGATTTGGTATCCGTTCGATCAGAAAGGGAAAATACAAATAGCTACTGCCCGAAAAGATGAGCTGCTCTGGAGTCAAAAGGAAATTCAGTTGAATATGAAAAAAGAAATTGAATATGCCTGGCATAATTATTCGGTGAGCCGGTCGATCGTGAATCGTTATCACGATTCGATGCAGGAGCGTTCATCGAAATTACAGAGCATGTCGTTAAGAGCCTACCAACTGGGCGAAATCAACCTCCTTGAATTATTAAACGCACAACAGATCTATTTAAAAAGCGAGCAGCGGTATTTAACCGCCCTTCGCGATTATTATATGCAATTGGCTGCTTTAGAGCAGTATCTCAATCAGGAATTAATTTATTAG
- a CDS encoding pyruvate, water dikinase regulatory protein, with protein sequence MAKKSPAPIYVVSGGTGIAGNNLVQAILIQYPENKVPVEIIGRVTSEDEVFDIIMKAKADKGLIAHTMVNPELRHKINELAEEFKVRVIDLMGELADYLDESLDVEPMVHPGLYREINHQYFDRIDSIEFTLSHDDGMSPERLRNAEIILTGVSRAGKTPLSVYLAMYGWKVANVPLVPGIQPPDELFQVDPNRVFGLHIGASQLIAHRQKRIASWDNHHVESYVDQRAVREEIRKAMFVFDRGGFTVINVSNKPIESTANEILSYMSKRFSYRGRKLASPYHGTEEASQ encoded by the coding sequence ATGGCAAAAAAATCACCAGCACCTATTTATGTGGTATCGGGCGGAACGGGAATTGCCGGTAATAACCTGGTACAGGCAATATTGATTCAGTACCCGGAGAACAAGGTTCCTGTGGAGATTATAGGACGGGTAACATCCGAAGATGAGGTTTTTGACATTATTATGAAGGCCAAAGCGGATAAAGGATTGATTGCTCATACCATGGTGAATCCTGAATTGCGCCATAAGATTAACGAACTGGCAGAAGAATTTAAAGTTAGGGTGATTGATTTAATGGGCGAACTCGCCGATTATTTAGATGAATCGCTCGATGTAGAGCCAATGGTGCATCCCGGGTTATATCGCGAAATCAATCACCAGTATTTCGACAGGATTGATTCGATCGAATTCACTTTGTCGCACGACGACGGCATGAGCCCCGAGCGCCTGCGTAATGCCGAGATTATTTTAACAGGCGTTTCGCGTGCCGGAAAAACTCCGCTTAGCGTGTATCTGGCCATGTACGGATGGAAAGTAGCAAATGTGCCGCTGGTACCCGGTATTCAGCCACCTGATGAACTTTTTCAGGTGGACCCGAACCGTGTTTTCGGATTGCATATCGGAGCCAGCCAGTTAATTGCACATCGCCAGAAAAGGATTGCCAGTTGGGATAATCACCACGTTGAATCATATGTCGATCAGCGTGCCGTGCGCGAAGAGATCAGGAAAGCCATGTTTGTATTCGATCGGGGTGGTTTTACGGTTATCAATGTTTCCAATAAACCCATTGAAAGTACGGCAAACGAAATCCTGTCGTACATGTCGAAACGTTTTTCATACCGTGGGCGGAAACTGGCTTCGCCATACCATGGAACGGAGGAAGCAAGTCAGTAA